One Tripterygium wilfordii isolate XIE 37 chromosome 10, ASM1340144v1, whole genome shotgun sequence DNA segment encodes these proteins:
- the LOC120007828 gene encoding agamous-like MADS-box protein MADS4, translating to MGRGRVELKRIENKINRQVTFAKRRNGLLKKAYELSVLCEAEVALIIFSNRGKLYEFCSSSSMLKTLERYQKCNYGAPEPNVSARDALELSSQQEYLKLKARYEALQRTQRNLLGEDLGPLNSKELESLERQLDMSLKQIRSTRTQYMLDQLTDLQRQEHFLREANKNLRERLVEGYHVQSLQLNPSAEDVAYGRQQSQPQGDGFFHPLDCEPTLQIGYPTYPITTAGPSVSNYMAGWLP from the exons ATGGGGAGAGGTAGGGTTGAGTTGAAGAGGATTGAGAACAAGATCAACAGGCAAGTGACCTTTGCCAAGAGAAGGAACGGACTATTGAAGAAAGCCTATGAGCTTTCCGTTCTTTGTGAGGCAGAGGTTGCTCTCATCATCTTCTCCAATAGAGGAAAGCTGTACGAGTTTTGCAGTAGttcaag CATGCTCAAAACCCTGGAGAGGTACCAGAAATGCAACTATGGAGCACCAGAGCCAAACGTTTCTGCAAGGGATGCCCTG GAGCTAAGTAGCCAGCAGGAATATCTGAAGCTTAAAGCACGCTATGAAGCCCTGCAGAGAACCCAAAG GAATCTTCTGGGAGAAGATCTTGGTCCTCTCAACAGCAAGGAGCTTGAGTCACTTGAGAGGCAGCTGGATATGTCACTAAAGCAAATCAGATCAACCCGG ACTCAATACATGCTGGATCAACTCACTGATCTACAACGTCAG GAACACTTTCTTAGAGAAGCAAATAAGAACTTGAGAGAAAGG TTGGTGGAAGGATACCATGTACAATCACTTCAACTGAATCCAAGTGCAGAAGATGTGGCCTATGGAAGACAACAATCTCAACCTCAGGGTGATGGCTTCTTTCACCCCCTGGACTGTGAACCCACCCTTCAAATTGG ATATCCAACATACCCAATAACAACGGCTGGACCAAGTGTGAGTAATTACATGGCAGGATGGCTACCATGA
- the LOC120007005 gene encoding probable WRKY transcription factor 75, which produces MDNYTGLIFPSSSSSPPSSSSTCSLSINMSSSSTISHGLVSEMEVLNNNLNIGSPDPIRSSLGGSEMEDEVMKRSEGSDMKKKGAVKKVKKPRYAFQTRSQVDILDDGYRWRKYGQKAVKNNKFPRSYYRCTHQGCNVKKQVQRLTKDEGVVVTTYEGMHSHPIEKSSHDNFEHILAQMQIYTPSF; this is translated from the exons ATGGATAACTACACGGGCCTAATCttcccatcttcttcttcttctcctccatcatcatcttcaacttGTAGTTTGTCCATAAACATGTCTAGTAGTAGTACTATATCTCATGGGTTAGTCTCAGAAATGGAGGTTCTGAACAATAATCTGAATATTGGGTCTCCGGATCCAATTAGGAGCAGCTTAGGTGGGTCTGAAATGGAAGATGAAGTGATGAAGAGATCAGAAGGGAGTGATATGAAGAAGAAGGGAGCAGTGAAGAAGGTGAAGAAACCAAGATATGCATTTCAAACAAGAAGCCAAGTTGATATACTTGATGATGGCTATAGGTGGAGAAAGTACGGCCAGAAAGCTGTCAAAAACAACAAATTCCCCag AAGCTACTATCGGTGTACTCACCAAGGATGCAATGTGAAGAAGCAAGTACAAAGATTAACAAAAGATGAAGGAGTTGTGGTGACAACATATGAAGGAATGCATTCACATCCCATTGAAAAGTCTAGTCATGATAACTTTGAACACATCTTGGCACAGATGCAAATCTACACTCCTTCCTTCTAA
- the LOC120007859 gene encoding sphingosine-1-phosphate lyase isoform X1, with translation MDFTSLESSLIEFRAHANSFLSQYEPLVLVLAPFLTLFVARIIRSFVVSLHDKGLKTILLGFFFTAIKLVPGVKRYIDAEKQKVVDKLQAGSKSKREGWRTELPITGLGIGVIEKLKDEKRNDVVWQGKCSGTVYIGGSESEGHFSLINEACSMFAHTNPLHLDVFPSVTRLESEVVSMTAALLGSKEKASGGQVCGNMTSGGTESILLAVKSSRDYMNTKKGITQPEMIIPESAHSAYDKAAQYFNIKLWRVPVNKEFQADVKAIRRRINRNTILIVGSAPGFPHGIIDPIEELGELAFSSGICLHVDLCLGGFVLPFARKLGFPIPPIDFSVKGVTSISVDVHKYGLAPKGTSVVLYRNHDIRKHQFVAVTEWSGGLYVSPTMAGSRPGSLIAGAWAAMISLGEEGYLENTKAIMEVSKKIEKGIKDIPELHVIGKPDMTIVAFGSNTIDIFEVNDILSSKGWHLNALQRPNSIHICVTLQHVPVIEGFLRDLEESVQKVKENPGPLNGGLAPIYGAAGRMPDRGMVSELLVNYMDGTC, from the exons ATGGATTTCACTTCTTTGGAGTCATCGTTGATTGAATTCAGAGCCCATGCGAATTCCTTCTTATCACAATACGAGCCTCTGGTTCTTGTTCTTGCTCCATTCCTCACTCTCTTCGTCGCTCGGATTATTCGCTCATTTGTCGTTTCTCTTCACGATAAGGGGCTGAAAACAATCCTGTTAGGGTTCTTCTTCACTGCGATCAA GTTGGTGCCTGGAGTCAAGCGTTACATAGATGCGGAGAAACAGAAG GTTGTGGACAAGTTGCAAGCTGGCAGTAAATCTAAAAGAGAAGGTTGGAGGACAGAGTTGCCAATCACAGGTTTAGGGATTGGAGTCATAGAGAAATTAAAAGATGAGAAAAGAAATGATGTGGTTTGGCAAGGGAAATGTTCTGGTACAGT CTACATAGGAGGAAGTGAATCTGAAGGACATTTCTCTTTGATAAATGAGGCATGTTCAAT GTTTGCACATACGAATCCACTGCATTTGGATGTATTCCCAAGTGTAACACGGCTTGAGTCAGAAGTTGTTTCCATGACTGCCGCACTACTTGGCAGTAAAGAAAAGGCTTCTGGAGGACAAGTCTGTGGAAACATGACATCAGGAGGAACAGAAAGTATACTGTTAGCTGTAAAATCGTCACGTGATTATATGAACACTAAGAAAGGGATTACACAGCCTGAAAT GATTATACCTGAATCTGCACATTCAGCTTATGACAAGGCAGCCCAATATTTTAACATCAAGCTCTGGCGTGTTCCTGTAAATAAAGAATTTCAAGCAGATGTCAAAGCAATCAGACGACGGATCAACCGGAACACCATTTTG ATTGTTGGATCTGCGCCTGGGTTCCCTCATGGCATCATTGATCCTATTGAG gaaCTTGGTGAGTTGGCTTTTAGTTCTGGAATTTGTCTCCATGTTGATCTTTGTCTTGGTGGCTTTGTACTACCATTTGCACGTAAACTTGG GTTTCCAATCCCTCCTATTGATTTTTCTGTCAAAGGAGTAACCTCAATATCAGTTGATGTGCATAAGTACGGTTTGGCTCCAAAAGGAACAAGTGTAGTTCTATACAGGAATCATGACATACGAAAG CATCAATTTGTTGCTG TGACGGAGTGGTCAGGTGGGCTGTATGTATCTCCTACCATGGCAGGAAGCAGGCCTGGAAGTTTGATTGCTGGGGCTTGGGCAGCAATGATATCCTTAGGAGAAGAAG GATACTTGGAGAATACAAAAGCAATAATGGAAGTatcaaagaaaatagaaaaagg AATAAAGGACATTCCAGAGTTACATGTCATTGGGAAGCCAGACATGACAATCGTGGCATTTGGATCCAACACTATTgacatttttgaagttaatgatATATTGTCATCCAAAGGTTGGCATTTGAATGCATTGCAAAGACCCAACAG CATTCATATCTGTGTTACTCTTCAACATGTACCAGTTATTGAGGGCTTCCTCCGGGACTTGGAAGAATCTGTGCAAAAG GTGAAAGAAAATCCAGGTCCTTTAAATGGAGGCCTAGCACCCATATATGGTGCTGCAGGGAGGATGCCAGATAGGGGTATGGTTTCGGAATTGTTGGTAAATTACATGGATGGTACATGCTAG
- the LOC120007859 gene encoding sphingosine-1-phosphate lyase isoform X2, whose product MDFTSLESSLIEFRAHANSFLSQYEPLVLVLAPFLTLFVARIIRSFVVSLHDKGLKTILLGFFFTAIKLVPGVKRYIDAEKQKVVDKLQAGSKSKREGWRTELPITGLGIGVIEKLKDEKRNDVVWQGKCSGTVYIGGSESEGHFSLINEACSMIIPESAHSAYDKAAQYFNIKLWRVPVNKEFQADVKAIRRRINRNTILIVGSAPGFPHGIIDPIEELGELAFSSGICLHVDLCLGGFVLPFARKLGFPIPPIDFSVKGVTSISVDVHKYGLAPKGTSVVLYRNHDIRKHQFVAVTEWSGGLYVSPTMAGSRPGSLIAGAWAAMISLGEEGYLENTKAIMEVSKKIEKGIKDIPELHVIGKPDMTIVAFGSNTIDIFEVNDILSSKGWHLNALQRPNSIHICVTLQHVPVIEGFLRDLEESVQKVKENPGPLNGGLAPIYGAAGRMPDRGMVSELLVNYMDGTC is encoded by the exons ATGGATTTCACTTCTTTGGAGTCATCGTTGATTGAATTCAGAGCCCATGCGAATTCCTTCTTATCACAATACGAGCCTCTGGTTCTTGTTCTTGCTCCATTCCTCACTCTCTTCGTCGCTCGGATTATTCGCTCATTTGTCGTTTCTCTTCACGATAAGGGGCTGAAAACAATCCTGTTAGGGTTCTTCTTCACTGCGATCAA GTTGGTGCCTGGAGTCAAGCGTTACATAGATGCGGAGAAACAGAAG GTTGTGGACAAGTTGCAAGCTGGCAGTAAATCTAAAAGAGAAGGTTGGAGGACAGAGTTGCCAATCACAGGTTTAGGGATTGGAGTCATAGAGAAATTAAAAGATGAGAAAAGAAATGATGTGGTTTGGCAAGGGAAATGTTCTGGTACAGT CTACATAGGAGGAAGTGAATCTGAAGGACATTTCTCTTTGATAAATGAGGCATGTTCAAT GATTATACCTGAATCTGCACATTCAGCTTATGACAAGGCAGCCCAATATTTTAACATCAAGCTCTGGCGTGTTCCTGTAAATAAAGAATTTCAAGCAGATGTCAAAGCAATCAGACGACGGATCAACCGGAACACCATTTTG ATTGTTGGATCTGCGCCTGGGTTCCCTCATGGCATCATTGATCCTATTGAG gaaCTTGGTGAGTTGGCTTTTAGTTCTGGAATTTGTCTCCATGTTGATCTTTGTCTTGGTGGCTTTGTACTACCATTTGCACGTAAACTTGG GTTTCCAATCCCTCCTATTGATTTTTCTGTCAAAGGAGTAACCTCAATATCAGTTGATGTGCATAAGTACGGTTTGGCTCCAAAAGGAACAAGTGTAGTTCTATACAGGAATCATGACATACGAAAG CATCAATTTGTTGCTG TGACGGAGTGGTCAGGTGGGCTGTATGTATCTCCTACCATGGCAGGAAGCAGGCCTGGAAGTTTGATTGCTGGGGCTTGGGCAGCAATGATATCCTTAGGAGAAGAAG GATACTTGGAGAATACAAAAGCAATAATGGAAGTatcaaagaaaatagaaaaagg AATAAAGGACATTCCAGAGTTACATGTCATTGGGAAGCCAGACATGACAATCGTGGCATTTGGATCCAACACTATTgacatttttgaagttaatgatATATTGTCATCCAAAGGTTGGCATTTGAATGCATTGCAAAGACCCAACAG CATTCATATCTGTGTTACTCTTCAACATGTACCAGTTATTGAGGGCTTCCTCCGGGACTTGGAAGAATCTGTGCAAAAG GTGAAAGAAAATCCAGGTCCTTTAAATGGAGGCCTAGCACCCATATATGGTGCTGCAGGGAGGATGCCAGATAGGGGTATGGTTTCGGAATTGTTGGTAAATTACATGGATGGTACATGCTAG
- the LOC120007860 gene encoding protein LAZY 1-like isoform X2, whose translation MKVMKALVIKVYTTNDHLFFCQFLPDYLVQLLGWMPRKFRQNGCEAIKDLAIGNSSTCLAGQPSLDDQKPNFHNTKPFKFNQKDQLRNSFASFEAAATEEEEEYYEVEPSDAVTELFHGFLAIGTFGSDPINTDPSTPTFSFSVENITEKETEATENELKLINDELEKVLIAEDASNISSGRTSHVSNGRSSHGSTITLSGKILEAQDTNESNVCPLQGYLLGSAFEVSETTRTSSVAKKENRTSLGELFQRTKIAEENLGGAKLDKEDKKSDKETGATADKSAVNLMKKILKKKMPHASSRNSSTTSTVDSASAAETKLKKILQMFHRKVHPENTTTAKNQHEKPSKNENNKNGGQNNGEGITAMKPQRALSKGSMRRYQSQSNPPQFSLSDSNGNRECWIKTDADYLVLEL comes from the exons ATGAAGGTAATGAAAGCCTTAGTCATTAAGGTTTATACTACAAATGATCATCTCTTTTTTTGTCAGTTCTTACCTGATTATCTGGTGCAGTTACTCGGCTGGATGCCGCGGAAGTTCCGGCAGAATGGCTGTGAAGCAATCAAGGATCTTGCCATTG gaAACTCCTCTACTTGTCTGGCTGGGCAGCCATCACTGGATGACCAAAAGCCAAACTTCCATAACACCAAACCATTCAAGTTCAACCAGAAAGACCAACTTCGAAACTCTTTCGCTAGTTTCGAAGCAGCGgcgacagaagaagaagaagaatactaTGAAGTAGAACCATCGGACGCAGTAACCGAACTCTTCCATGGCTTTCTAGCTATAGGAACGTTTGGTTCAGACCCTATCAACACTGACCCTTCCACACCAACCTTCTCATTCTCTGTTGAGAACATAACTGAGAAAGAAACTGAGGCAACGGAGAACGAACTGAAGCTCATCAACGATGAACTCGAGAAGGTTCTGATAGCTGAAGATGCTTCCAACATTTCATCAGGGAGAACTAGCCATGTCAGCAACGGAAGGAGTAGCCATGGAAGTACCATTACTCTCAGTGGCAAAATCCTTGAAGCTCAGGACACTAATGAAAGCAATGTCTGTCCTCTCCAGGGGTATTTGCTCGGGTCTGCTTTCGAGGTTTCGGAGACAACAAGGACTTCTTCTGTTGCAAAGAAGGAGAACAGGACTTCACTTGGTGAGCTGTTTCAGAGGACTAAGATTGCAGAGGAGAATCTCGGAGGAGCTAAACTGGACAAGGAAGATAAGAAGAGTGACAAGGAAACAGGAGCAACTGCTGATAAATCTGCAGTCAATCTGATGAAGAAGATACTTAAGAAGAAAATGCCTCATGCTTCTTCAAGGAACAGCTCTACTACTTCCACTGTTGATTCTGCTTCAGCAGCAGAAACCAAACTCAAAAAG ATACTACAAATGTTCCACAGGAAAGTTCACCCAGAGAACACAACAACTGCAAAGAATCAGCATGAAAAGCCATCTAAAAATGAGAACAACAAGAATGGTGGTCAGAACAATGGAGAAGGAATCACGGCAATGAAACCTCAGAGAGCCCTTTCAAAGGGGAGCATGAGGCGCTACCAGAGCCAATCTAACCCTCCCCAGTTTTCTCTTAGTGACTCAAATGGGAACAGGGAGTGCTGGATCAAAACAGATGCAGACT ATCTTGTGTTGGAGCTCTGA
- the LOC120007860 gene encoding protein LAZY 1-like isoform X1, whose translation MKVMKALVIKVYTTNDHLFFCQFLPDYLVQLLGWMPRKFRQNGCEAIKDLAIGNSSTCLAGQPSLDDQKPNFHNTKPFKFNQKDQLRNSFASFEAAATEEEEEYYEVEPSDAVTELFHGFLAIGTFGSDPINTDPSTPTFSFSVENITEKETEATENELKLINDELEKVLIAEDASNISSGRTSHVSNGRSSHGSTITLSGKILEAQDTNESNVCPLQGYLLGSAFEVSETTRTSSVAKKENRTSLGELFQRTKIAEENLGGAKLDKEDKKSDKETGATADKSAVNLMKKILKKKMPHASSRNSSTTSTVDSASAAETKLKKILQMFHRKVHPENTTTAKNQHEKPSKNENNKNGGQNNGEGITAMKPQRALSKGSMRRYQSQSNPPQFSLSDSNGNRECWIKTDADCKYQGLLH comes from the exons ATGAAGGTAATGAAAGCCTTAGTCATTAAGGTTTATACTACAAATGATCATCTCTTTTTTTGTCAGTTCTTACCTGATTATCTGGTGCAGTTACTCGGCTGGATGCCGCGGAAGTTCCGGCAGAATGGCTGTGAAGCAATCAAGGATCTTGCCATTG gaAACTCCTCTACTTGTCTGGCTGGGCAGCCATCACTGGATGACCAAAAGCCAAACTTCCATAACACCAAACCATTCAAGTTCAACCAGAAAGACCAACTTCGAAACTCTTTCGCTAGTTTCGAAGCAGCGgcgacagaagaagaagaagaatactaTGAAGTAGAACCATCGGACGCAGTAACCGAACTCTTCCATGGCTTTCTAGCTATAGGAACGTTTGGTTCAGACCCTATCAACACTGACCCTTCCACACCAACCTTCTCATTCTCTGTTGAGAACATAACTGAGAAAGAAACTGAGGCAACGGAGAACGAACTGAAGCTCATCAACGATGAACTCGAGAAGGTTCTGATAGCTGAAGATGCTTCCAACATTTCATCAGGGAGAACTAGCCATGTCAGCAACGGAAGGAGTAGCCATGGAAGTACCATTACTCTCAGTGGCAAAATCCTTGAAGCTCAGGACACTAATGAAAGCAATGTCTGTCCTCTCCAGGGGTATTTGCTCGGGTCTGCTTTCGAGGTTTCGGAGACAACAAGGACTTCTTCTGTTGCAAAGAAGGAGAACAGGACTTCACTTGGTGAGCTGTTTCAGAGGACTAAGATTGCAGAGGAGAATCTCGGAGGAGCTAAACTGGACAAGGAAGATAAGAAGAGTGACAAGGAAACAGGAGCAACTGCTGATAAATCTGCAGTCAATCTGATGAAGAAGATACTTAAGAAGAAAATGCCTCATGCTTCTTCAAGGAACAGCTCTACTACTTCCACTGTTGATTCTGCTTCAGCAGCAGAAACCAAACTCAAAAAG ATACTACAAATGTTCCACAGGAAAGTTCACCCAGAGAACACAACAACTGCAAAGAATCAGCATGAAAAGCCATCTAAAAATGAGAACAACAAGAATGGTGGTCAGAACAATGGAGAAGGAATCACGGCAATGAAACCTCAGAGAGCCCTTTCAAAGGGGAGCATGAGGCGCTACCAGAGCCAATCTAACCCTCCCCAGTTTTCTCTTAGTGACTCAAATGGGAACAGGGAGTGCTGGATCAAAACAGATGCAGACTGTAAGTACCAAGGACTCTTACATTGA
- the LOC120007860 gene encoding protein LAZY 1-like isoform X3, whose amino-acid sequence MKLLGWMPRKFRQNGCEAIKDLAIGNSSTCLAGQPSLDDQKPNFHNTKPFKFNQKDQLRNSFASFEAAATEEEEEYYEVEPSDAVTELFHGFLAIGTFGSDPINTDPSTPTFSFSVENITEKETEATENELKLINDELEKVLIAEDASNISSGRTSHVSNGRSSHGSTITLSGKILEAQDTNESNVCPLQGYLLGSAFEVSETTRTSSVAKKENRTSLGELFQRTKIAEENLGGAKLDKEDKKSDKETGATADKSAVNLMKKILKKKMPHASSRNSSTTSTVDSASAAETKLKKILQMFHRKVHPENTTTAKNQHEKPSKNENNKNGGQNNGEGITAMKPQRALSKGSMRRYQSQSNPPQFSLSDSNGNRECWIKTDADCKYQGLLH is encoded by the exons ATGAAG TTACTCGGCTGGATGCCGCGGAAGTTCCGGCAGAATGGCTGTGAAGCAATCAAGGATCTTGCCATTG gaAACTCCTCTACTTGTCTGGCTGGGCAGCCATCACTGGATGACCAAAAGCCAAACTTCCATAACACCAAACCATTCAAGTTCAACCAGAAAGACCAACTTCGAAACTCTTTCGCTAGTTTCGAAGCAGCGgcgacagaagaagaagaagaatactaTGAAGTAGAACCATCGGACGCAGTAACCGAACTCTTCCATGGCTTTCTAGCTATAGGAACGTTTGGTTCAGACCCTATCAACACTGACCCTTCCACACCAACCTTCTCATTCTCTGTTGAGAACATAACTGAGAAAGAAACTGAGGCAACGGAGAACGAACTGAAGCTCATCAACGATGAACTCGAGAAGGTTCTGATAGCTGAAGATGCTTCCAACATTTCATCAGGGAGAACTAGCCATGTCAGCAACGGAAGGAGTAGCCATGGAAGTACCATTACTCTCAGTGGCAAAATCCTTGAAGCTCAGGACACTAATGAAAGCAATGTCTGTCCTCTCCAGGGGTATTTGCTCGGGTCTGCTTTCGAGGTTTCGGAGACAACAAGGACTTCTTCTGTTGCAAAGAAGGAGAACAGGACTTCACTTGGTGAGCTGTTTCAGAGGACTAAGATTGCAGAGGAGAATCTCGGAGGAGCTAAACTGGACAAGGAAGATAAGAAGAGTGACAAGGAAACAGGAGCAACTGCTGATAAATCTGCAGTCAATCTGATGAAGAAGATACTTAAGAAGAAAATGCCTCATGCTTCTTCAAGGAACAGCTCTACTACTTCCACTGTTGATTCTGCTTCAGCAGCAGAAACCAAACTCAAAAAG ATACTACAAATGTTCCACAGGAAAGTTCACCCAGAGAACACAACAACTGCAAAGAATCAGCATGAAAAGCCATCTAAAAATGAGAACAACAAGAATGGTGGTCAGAACAATGGAGAAGGAATCACGGCAATGAAACCTCAGAGAGCCCTTTCAAAGGGGAGCATGAGGCGCTACCAGAGCCAATCTAACCCTCCCCAGTTTTCTCTTAGTGACTCAAATGGGAACAGGGAGTGCTGGATCAAAACAGATGCAGACTGTAAGTACCAAGGACTCTTACATTGA
- the LOC120008101 gene encoding uncharacterized protein LOC120008101 — protein sequence MSGATVSVAPRTEPADTSTSDHTKPQPELVGGSVMGSLRVIELQLVAFIMVFSVSGLVPILDLAFPIFTTAYLLALSRFAFPSHGRDASGSPEIFQGSKLFRLYVVVGTTVGLFLPLAYVLGGFARGDEQAVRSATPHLFLLSCQILTENVISGLSLFSPPVRALVPLLYTVRRIFVIIDWIKDVWLNKSLPANAEIKDVVWYWFGRSLAIANLVYFSINLFGFLILRFLPRAFEIYFKERDEMHSKMVEDKRSTATVVNDKSQSTDKKFD from the exons ATGTCGGGCGCAACTGTATCAGTGGCTCCTAGAACAGAGCCAGCAGACACATCCACTTCAGATCACACAAAGCCCCAACCAGAATTGGTTGGTGGTTCCGTGATGGGTTCATTGCGAGTAATCGAACTCCAACTCGTAGCCTTCATTATGGTATTCTCCGTGAGCGGCCTCGTCCCGATCCTCGACTTGGCGTTCCCAATTTTCACAACCGCATATCTCTTGGCCTTATCGCGCTTCGCCTTCCCGAGCCACGGTAGAGACGCATCAGGATCGCCAGAGATCTTCCAAGGAAGCAAGTTGTTTAGGCTGTATGTTGTTGTAGGAACAACAGTGGGGTTGTTCTTGCCTCTGGCTTATGTATTGGGTGGATTTGCGAGGGGCGATGAACAAGCTGTCCGGTCTGCAACACCTCACTTGTTCTTGCTTTCGTGCCAGATTCTAACAGAGAATGTTATAAGTGGGTTGTCGTTGTTTTCCCCTCCGGTCAGGGCACTTGTTCCTCTGCTTTATACTGTTAGGAGGATCTTTGTCATCATTGATTGGATCAAAGATGTTTGGCTCAACAAAAGCCTTCCTGCCAACGCAGAAATTAAG GACGTTGTGTGGTATTGGTTCGGGAGGAGTCTAGCAATAGCCAATTTGGTGTACTTTTCAATAAACTTATTTGGGTTCTTGATTCTGCGATTCCTTCCACGAGCTTTTGAAATATATTTCAAAGAGAGGGATGAGATGCACTCGAAGATGGTGGAAGATAAGCGTTCTACTGCAACGGTTGTGAATGACAAATCTCAATCCACAGATAAGAAATTTGATTGA